A stretch of the Marivirga tractuosa DSM 4126 genome encodes the following:
- a CDS encoding ParA family protein — MTKIISFISRKGGTGKTTSAIHFATMLHSLGHKLVMLETDTNYTLNTLRKMELYKTGAKESAVFPIIGSEDHRVLEDIDQIKAKKLDFIVVDSAGKTTDEHIKRLSIQSDLVIVPTSLTPNDLLVTYQTVEDIKPALNENKKLKILVLPNRVHSATKIDTVKEALSELDAEILEVKVPAKNIFANFSTILAEKEFLPIAKAILAHI, encoded by the coding sequence ATGACTAAAATAATTTCATTTATCTCAAGAAAAGGCGGGACTGGAAAAACTACCAGCGCTATTCATTTTGCCACCATGTTGCATAGTTTAGGGCATAAACTCGTGATGCTGGAAACTGATACCAATTATACGCTCAATACATTGAGAAAAATGGAATTGTACAAAACCGGAGCAAAAGAATCAGCTGTTTTTCCGATAATTGGATCTGAAGATCATCGAGTTTTGGAGGACATTGATCAGATAAAAGCTAAAAAGCTCGACTTTATTGTTGTGGATAGTGCCGGCAAAACCACTGATGAGCATATCAAAAGGCTAAGTATTCAGAGTGATTTGGTAATTGTACCTACCAGCTTAACCCCCAATGATTTATTGGTTACCTATCAAACGGTTGAAGATATTAAGCCGGCTTTGAATGAAAATAAAAAGTTGAAAATTTTGGTTTTACCTAATAGAGTGCATTCTGCTACCAAAATTGATACGGTCAAAGAAGCTTTATCCGAACTGGATGCAGAGATCTTAGAAGTTAAAGTACCAGCAAAAAATATATTCGCTAATTTCAGCACTATATTAGCTGAAAAAGAATTTTTGCCAATAGCAAAAGCAATCCTCGCTCATATTTAA